The Prunus persica cultivar Lovell chromosome G7, Prunus_persica_NCBIv2, whole genome shotgun sequence genome has a segment encoding these proteins:
- the LOC18770585 gene encoding TMV resistance protein N produces MADPMTTQTSLALPPFSTPPPKYEVFLSFRGFDTRKGFTDNLYKALIHYGIHTFMDAEQLESGEPVSTELFKATEESEISVIILSTNYATSTWCLNELVTMVELAENNESRLILPVFCGVTPSEARKQIGVHFEEGFAQHKKDFEGEPGKLARWKKSLTEIANLSGYDIRNYRNETMVIEKIVERIFGVLINTFSNDLKDFVGMDRVNEIKSNMSRIGTDEVRVIGICGMPGIGKSTIAKALSQRIRNQFDAFSFISKVGEISRKKSLFHIKEQLCDHLLNKQVTTKNVDDVIRKRLCNKRVLIVLDNVEEFEQIDAVAGNDGAELSSRFGKGSKIIITTAYERLLINYNPKIYTIEKLTQDESLLLFCRKAFKKDHPMDGYEKLCYEFLDYADGLPLALEVFGNSLLNRSVEDWSSRLASLKDDNYSGKNKIVNYLKASFDGLENQEQREIFLDIACFFKGEDACRVEKIFESCGYYPGININILCEKYLVSIVGGKLWMHNLLQQMGREVVRGESKKEGERSRLWLHTDAINVLKGNKGTDDVQGIFLSLPHPDKVHLKKDPFSNMDNLRLLKIYNVEFSGCLEYLSDELSFLEWHKYPLKSLPSSFEPDKLVELNLSESEIEQLWEEMERPLEKLLILNLSDCQKLIKTPDFDKVPNLEQLILKGCTSLFEVPDIINLRSLTNFILSGCSKLEKLPEIGEDMKQLRKLHLDGTAIEELPTSIKHLTGLTLLNLRDCKNLLSLPDVLCASLRSLQVLNLSGCSNLDKLPENLGSLECLQELDASRTAIQERYQHQSSI; encoded by the exons ATGGCCGATCCCATGACCACCCAAACCTCCTTAGCTTTGCCTCCTTTCTCCACCCCTCCACCGAAATATGAGGTGTTCCTCAGTTTTAGAGGCTTCGACACTCGAAAAGGTTTTACTGACAATTTGTACAAGGCCTTGATTCACTACGGAATCCACACTTTCATGGATGCTGAACAGCTCGAAAGTGGAGAACCCGTTTCAACGGAACTCTTCAAAGCAACTGAAGAATCGGAAATATCAGTCATCATTCTTTCAACAAACTATGCAACCTCCACATGGTGTCTGAATGAACTTGTCACTATGGTTGAACTTGCGGAAAACAACGAGTCCAGACTGATTTTGCCTGTGTTCTGTGGCGTGACGCCATCCGAAGCACGAAAACAGATTggagttcattttgaagagGGGTTTGCTCAACATAAAAAAGATTTCGAAGGAGAGCCAGGAAAGCTGGCAAGGTGGAAGAAATCTCTCACCGAAATCGCCAACCTCTCAGGATATGATATAAGAAATTACAG AAACGAGACAATGGTGATTGAAAAGATAGTTGAACGtatttttggtgttttgaTTAACACATTCTCAAATGATTTAAAGGACTTTGTTGGTATGGATCGTGTAAACGAAATTAAATCCAACATGAGTCGTATAGGGACTGATGAAGTTCGTGTAATAGGGATTTGTGGGATGCCAGGGATTGGTAAGAGTACCATTGCAAAAGCTCTTTCTCAAAGAATTCGCAATCAATTCGATGCTTTCAGTTTCATTTCTAAGGTTGGAGAGATATCTAGAAAAAAGAGTTTATTTCATATCAAAGAACAACTTTGTGATCACTTGTTGAATAAGCAAGTGACTACAAAGAATGTTGATGATGTGATACGTAAGAGATTGTGCAACAAACGGGTGCTTATAGTTCTCGACAACGTGGAGGAATTTGAACAAATAGATGCTGTAGCTGGAAATGATGGTGCAGAATTATCTAGTCGGTTTGGTAAGGGTAGTAAAATCATCATTACCACAGCATATGAAAGGTtgttgataaattataatccaAAAATATACACAATAGAGAAACTTACTCAAGATgaatctcttcttctcttctgccGGAAAGCATTCAAAAAAGACCATCCTATGGATGGTTATGAGAAGTTGTGTTACGAATTTCTGGATTACGCTGATGGTCTTCCTCTGGCTCTTGAAGTTTTCGGTAACTCCTTACTGAACAGAAGTGTAGAAGATTGGTCTAGTAGATTGGCTTCTTTAAAAGATGATAACTACTCTGGTAAGAACAAAATTGTTAATTATCTTAAAGCAAGTTTTGATGGATTAGAGAATCAAGAACAGCGGGAAATATTTTTGGACATTGCGTGTTTCTTCAAAGGCGAGGATGCATGCCGTGTAGAAAAGATATTTGAAAGTTGTGGCTACTATCCAGGCATCAATATAAACATACTCTGTGAAAAATATTTAGTGAGTATCGTAGGAGGAAAATTATGGATGCACAATTTACTACAACAAATGGGCAGAGAAGTTGTTCGTGGAGAATCCAAAAAGGAAGGAGAACGCAGCAGATTGTGGCTTCATACAGATGCCATTAATGTACTGAAGGGAAATAAG GGGACAGATGATGTTCAAGGTATTTTCCTAAGCTTGCCTCATCCAGACAAAGTACACTTGAAGAAAGACCCATTCTCAAACATGGACAATCTAAGATTGTTGAAGATTTACAATGTGGAATTTTCTGGATGCCTTGAATATCTTTCAGATGAGTTGAGCTTCTTGGAATGGCACAAATATCCTTTAAAATCTCTGCCTTCAAGTTTTGAACCCGATAAACTTGTTGAACTGAACTTGTCTGAAAGCGAAATAGAGCAATTATGGGAGGAAATGGAGAGG CCTTTGGAAAAGTTGTTGATACTCAACCTAAGTGATTGTCAAAAGTTGATCAAGACCCCTGACTTCGACAAAGTCCCGAACCTTGAGCAGCTAATCCTTAAAGGTTGTACAAGCTTGTTTGAGGTTCCTGACATTATCAACTTAAGATCCCTCACAAATTTCATTCTTTCGGGATGTTCCAAACTCGAAAAGCTTCCAGAGATTGGTGAAGACATGAAACAATTAAGGAAACTTCATTTAGATGGGACAGCAATAGAAGAGCTACCAACATCAATCAAGCATTTGACTGGCCTTACTCTGCTCAATCTCAGAGACTGCAAGAATCTTCTGAGCCTCCCAGACGTCCTTTGTGCTAGTTTGAGATCACTTCAAGTTCTCAACCTGTCAGGGTGTTCGAATCTCGACAAGCTGCCAGAGAACTTAGGGAGTTTAGAATGTTTACAGGAGCTTGATGCAAGCAGGACAGCTATACAAGAGCGCTACCAACATCAATCAAGCATTTGA
- the LOC109950384 gene encoding uncharacterized protein LOC109950384 — protein sequence MESSSPLFIHSSDHPGLLLVSKKLNGNNYATWQRSMVIALTAKNKIGFVDGSIERPSSTKKSDDYTLWDRCDKMVLSWLLNSVDSDLADSVVYAATAREIWQDFEDRFSQGNAPRIFQIQKMIVFHTQGTMSVSLYYTKLKALWDKLVSYNLSPTCSCGVRGQILLMNPLPSVCKAYSLITQEEKQREIGSSTTEYFSIAAAVRNTKSNNFSQNRSRRHDANGNPLHCSYCDRDYHTVETCHTLHGYPPRHKLHRGDRKATSSTGSNSGSNRISGCNYGGNSSTRQTPTAHQVDANSSSVQ from the exons ATGGAGTCTTCCAGCCCTCTTTTTATTCACTCTTCTGATCACCCAGGCCTTCTGTTAGTTTCCAAGAAGCTTAATGGTAACAATTATGCAACCTGGCAACGTTCCATGGTTATTGCCCTCACTGCCAAGAACAAGATTGGCTTCGTTGACGGCTCCATCGAACGACCATCATCTACCAAGAAGTCCGATGATTACACTCTTTGGGACCGTTGTGACAAGATGGTTCTTTCCTGGCTATTAAATTCAGTTGACTCTGACTTGGCAGATAGCGTGGTTTACGCAGCAACCGCAAGAGAAATTTGGCAAGATTTTGAAGACAGATTTTCCCAAGGCAACGCTCCAAGAATTTTTCAGATCCAAAAGATGATTGTTTTTCACACTCAAGGAACCATGTCGGTATCCTTATATTACACCAAACTCAAGGCTTTATGGGACAAGCTTGTTTCTTATAATCTTTCTCCTACTTGTTCTTGCGGTG TGCGTGGTCAAATTCTACTTATGAATCCTCTCCCAAGTGTCTGCAAAGCATATTCTTTGATTACTCAAGaagagaaacaaagagaaattggCTCATCCACAACTGAATACTTCTCCATTGCTGCAGCCGTCCGAAATACCAAAAGTaataatttttctcaaaatcgaTCTCGCAGACATGACGCCAACGGCAATCCTCTCCATTGTAGTTACTGCGATCGCGACTACCATACTGTTGAAACCTGTCACACGTTGCACGGGTACCCACCCAGGCACAAACTTCATCGTGGTGACAGAAAAGCTACTTCTTCGACTGGCAGTAACTCTGGCAGCAACCGTATCTCTGGGTGCAACTATGGTGGTAATTCTAGTACGCGACAAACACCAACAGCCCATCAAGTGGACGCCAATTCCTCTTCAGTGCAATAG